Proteins found in one Gardnerella vaginalis ATCC 14018 = JCM 11026 genomic segment:
- a CDS encoding sensor histidine kinase encodes MVKKLKNIWSVKLTTASLVLIPAAIGINYVAKLFASMLKLPLWLGTLGTCISACLAGPVVGGIAGFLTNIVYGLTIDPISTVYSITAAAIGVSVGIAARLKYMDKGLHIFITSLIVAAIAIIISTPLNMIYWGGTTGNVWGDAVFAAMGSKGFFASFVDELVVDIPDKIVVLFLAAGIYKVLPKSLIAIYQSDDEDLDK; translated from the coding sequence ATGGTAAAGAAACTAAAAAATATTTGGAGCGTTAAATTAACTACTGCTTCACTCGTACTAATACCAGCTGCAATCGGCATAAATTACGTTGCGAAACTATTTGCAAGCATGCTAAAACTACCTCTTTGGCTTGGCACACTAGGCACTTGCATTTCAGCATGCTTAGCTGGGCCTGTTGTAGGCGGAATTGCTGGATTTTTAACCAATATTGTTTACGGCTTAACAATTGATCCAATTTCTACAGTCTATAGCATTACAGCTGCAGCAATTGGAGTAAGCGTTGGAATCGCTGCACGATTAAAATATATGGACAAAGGCCTACACATTTTTATAACAAGCCTTATTGTTGCAGCAATAGCAATAATCATTTCTACACCTCTAAACATGATTTATTGGGGCGGAACCACTGGAAACGTTTGGGGCGACGCTGTTTTTGCAGCAATGGGATCCAAAGGCTTCTTTGCATCATTCGTAGATGAGCTTGTTGTAGATATACCAGACAAGATTGTTGTTTTGTTCCTTGCAGCTGGAATTTATAAAGTTCTTCCTAAGAGTTTAATAGCCATATATCAATCAGATGACGAAGATCTTGATAAATAA
- a CDS encoding ABC transporter ATP-binding protein produces the protein MSKTDNTANQNSRANQNTASNQQSPENQQSSKLHPDVKNYVKLFFKENKLVAFLSMIVFIALSMIYTAISWILQIIFDYMAGKGTFSLTTILLLVVSFMLVISLIFALKRSAYPRFLEKAMNQHKESVIKKLLKKSYSDFSLANSGTYLSVLTNDCERIQEKYLKKIFDFVQDVLMLVSSLALMIYYSPLLTVIALIVSVLPMACSILTANGIATREEQVSKSNESYTALTKDVLNGVSVIKSFKAEQEVINRYQNQSMELEHTKNLREKTMTTVSALGTISSLATQLGVMLVGAWMVNAHVGVITAGMVLAFTNLMNGVLQPIASLPQMLGEMKGAKKLISKMADYMSNVKEDSGDIIDDSIKSIVLRDVSYSYDADRKVLKNVNLTLQAGKSYAIVGPSGAGKSSLINLLMGYYKDYEGSVQLNNHELSNVSKSSLYDKTTLMQQSVFMFDASILDNITLFKPFQDAEVDRVIHLAGLDDLISAKGKDYQCGENGSHLSGGEKQRIAIARSLLKKSEILLVDEATSALDNETSANVTQSILDLQGILRLVVTHRLDANSLKQYDEILVMKSGELIERGSFEELMNQKAYFYSLYTVSM, from the coding sequence ATGAGTAAAACTGACAATACAGCAAATCAGAATTCACGCGCAAATCAAAATACTGCGTCAAATCAGCAATCGCCTGAGAATCAGCAATCATCCAAACTACATCCCGACGTAAAAAATTACGTAAAACTATTTTTCAAGGAAAACAAGCTTGTAGCTTTTCTTTCGATGATAGTTTTTATTGCCCTGTCTATGATTTACACTGCTATTTCTTGGATTTTGCAAATTATTTTCGACTATATGGCAGGTAAAGGAACCTTCTCTTTAACTACTATTTTGCTGCTTGTAGTTTCCTTTATGCTGGTAATCTCCCTGATTTTTGCGCTGAAGCGCAGCGCGTACCCTCGCTTTCTTGAAAAAGCAATGAATCAGCATAAAGAGTCTGTTATTAAGAAGCTTTTAAAAAAGAGTTATAGTGATTTTTCGCTTGCGAATTCTGGCACGTATCTTTCTGTACTTACTAATGATTGCGAGCGTATTCAAGAAAAGTATTTGAAGAAGATTTTTGACTTTGTTCAAGACGTTCTTATGCTTGTAAGCTCTCTGGCTCTTATGATTTATTACAGTCCGCTGCTCACTGTTATTGCTCTTATTGTTTCTGTGCTTCCTATGGCGTGCTCGATTCTTACAGCTAATGGAATTGCCACTCGAGAGGAGCAGGTTTCTAAGTCGAATGAGTCTTATACGGCACTGACGAAGGATGTTTTGAACGGAGTTTCGGTTATTAAGAGTTTTAAGGCGGAGCAGGAGGTTATTAACCGTTATCAGAATCAGTCGATGGAGCTTGAGCATACTAAGAATCTTCGCGAAAAAACGATGACTACTGTTTCTGCTCTTGGAACGATTTCAAGCCTTGCAACTCAGCTTGGCGTGATGCTTGTTGGCGCTTGGATGGTTAATGCTCATGTTGGTGTTATTACTGCTGGAATGGTGTTAGCTTTCACTAATTTGATGAATGGAGTGCTTCAGCCTATTGCAAGTCTTCCGCAAATGCTTGGCGAGATGAAGGGTGCTAAGAAGCTTATTAGCAAGATGGCTGATTATATGAGTAACGTTAAGGAAGATTCTGGCGATATTATTGACGATTCTATTAAAAGCATTGTTTTGCGAGATGTTTCGTATTCTTACGATGCTGATCGTAAAGTCTTGAAAAACGTAAATCTAACTTTGCAAGCTGGAAAATCTTACGCGATAGTAGGGCCTTCTGGTGCTGGTAAGAGTAGCTTGATTAATTTGCTTATGGGATATTACAAGGATTATGAAGGTAGCGTGCAGCTGAATAATCACGAACTTAGCAATGTGAGCAAGAGTTCGCTTTATGATAAGACGACTCTTATGCAGCAGTCTGTGTTTATGTTTGATGCTTCGATTTTAGATAATATTACGCTGTTTAAGCCATTCCAGGACGCGGAGGTGGATCGCGTGATTCACCTGGCTGGTTTGGATGATTTGATTTCTGCTAAAGGTAAGGATTATCAGTGCGGTGAGAATGGTAGTCATCTTTCTGGTGGTGAAAAGCAGCGTATTGCTATTGCGCGAAGCTTGCTTAAAAAGTCCGAGATTCTGCTGGTTGATGAGGCAACGAGTGCGTTAGATAACGAGACGAGCGCGAACGTAACGCAGTCTATTTTGGATTTGCAAGGAATTCTTCGACTCGTGGTAACTCATCGCTTGGATGCTAATTCACTTAAGCAATATGATGAGATTCTTGTGATGAAAAGCGGCGAGCTTATTGAGCGCGGAAGCTTTGAGGAGCTTATGAATCAGAAGGCTTACTTCTACTCGCTTTACACTGTGTCTATGTGA
- a CDS encoding nucleoside phosphorylase: MTEYDLPILEYDSDKSAVLMPNHDNISVQLPSKAVFAFLGDEIDQYALSRKATIVANFESATKVYPIYVLEEKVGDTVRENTNSEVEEETQKICLVQAPVGAPAAVQILDWLISYGVSEVVSAGSCGSLVDYAENVFLVPYKALRDEGTSYHYLPPSRYVDVSERSRRAILQTLQAHNLPYHEVKTWTTDGFFRETKTKVASRKQEGCAVVEMECSALAACAQMRGIVWGEILYTADTLHDVENYDERNWGGDSKAYALELCIEATLRI; the protein is encoded by the coding sequence ATGACAGAATACGATTTACCGATTTTAGAGTATGATTCCGATAAAAGTGCAGTTTTAATGCCAAATCACGATAATATTTCTGTTCAGCTTCCATCTAAAGCGGTTTTTGCTTTCTTAGGCGATGAAATTGATCAGTATGCTTTAAGTAGGAAAGCTACGATTGTAGCAAATTTTGAATCTGCAACTAAAGTATATCCAATATATGTTTTGGAAGAAAAAGTAGGAGATACAGTAAGGGAAAATACAAACAGTGAAGTAGAAGAAGAAACGCAAAAAATCTGCTTAGTGCAGGCTCCAGTTGGCGCTCCTGCCGCTGTTCAGATCTTAGACTGGCTGATTTCTTACGGTGTTAGCGAAGTTGTTAGTGCTGGTTCTTGCGGATCGCTAGTTGATTATGCGGAAAATGTTTTCCTGGTTCCGTATAAAGCTTTAAGGGATGAGGGGACTTCTTATCATTATTTGCCTCCAAGTCGTTATGTTGACGTTTCAGAGCGCTCGAGACGTGCTATTTTACAAACTTTGCAAGCGCACAATTTGCCTTATCATGAAGTTAAAACGTGGACTACGGATGGGTTTTTCCGTGAAACTAAGACGAAAGTTGCTAGTCGTAAGCAGGAAGGATGTGCGGTTGTGGAGATGGAGTGTTCTGCTTTAGCGGCTTGTGCGCAAATGCGTGGGATCGTTTGGGGTGAGATTCTTTACACTGCAGATACTTTGCACGATGTTGAAAATTACGATGAGCGCAATTGGGGTGGAGACTCTAAAGCGTATGCTCTTGAGCTTTGTATTGAAGCAACGTTGCGCATTTGA
- a CDS encoding Na+/H+ antiporter family protein, with protein MQILNILCNPVIVSVVVLCALSLAKLNVLLAMIVACVAGGIAGHLPLFGDGSHTIMALLCDGFSTNAQTALAYILLGTFAEAITATGLAQIISKKISKLIGTNKFILLAVLTIIACMSQNIVPVHIAYIPILIPPILSIMNKLKLDRRAAACCTAFGLEVPYIAIPFGFGLIFQTVIATNLSKNGMKVSVSDVSAVNWYLGAAMLAALLFAVFVLYRKPREYKTTEADTRAADAVVGPLTKAHYVTMLAIIVVVVVQVISKDLSLSSLAGLATMIIFRAVAWKDIDKQLMGGVKLMGLIAFIMLIAGGYANVIQATGGVNELVHFGVASMGQNKLIAAFVITIIGLLVTMGIGTSFGTVPILAVLFVPLCQSIGFSTPATIILMSSAAALGDAGSPASDTTLGPTSGLNADGQHSHIWDTCIPTFLIFNIPLMAAGIVISQFI; from the coding sequence ATGCAGATTTTAAACATTCTATGCAATCCGGTAATCGTATCGGTTGTAGTGTTATGCGCGTTAAGTCTCGCTAAACTCAATGTTTTACTCGCAATGATTGTTGCATGCGTTGCAGGAGGCATAGCTGGACATCTCCCTCTTTTTGGAGATGGAAGCCATACTATTATGGCTTTGCTATGTGATGGTTTTTCCACAAATGCGCAAACTGCGCTCGCCTACATTCTTCTTGGTACTTTTGCAGAAGCAATTACAGCAACTGGCCTAGCTCAAATCATTTCTAAAAAAATCAGTAAACTTATTGGCACAAACAAATTTATTCTTCTTGCAGTTCTAACAATTATTGCATGCATGTCTCAAAATATTGTGCCTGTTCATATTGCTTACATTCCTATTCTTATTCCGCCAATTCTTTCCATTATGAACAAGCTTAAGCTAGATCGCCGCGCCGCCGCATGCTGCACTGCGTTCGGACTAGAAGTGCCATACATTGCTATTCCATTTGGCTTTGGCTTAATTTTCCAAACAGTTATTGCAACTAATCTTTCTAAAAATGGTATGAAAGTTAGCGTTTCAGACGTTAGCGCTGTGAACTGGTATTTAGGTGCTGCAATGCTTGCAGCCCTCCTATTCGCCGTGTTTGTGCTATACAGAAAGCCTCGCGAATATAAAACAACCGAAGCAGATACTCGCGCAGCGGACGCTGTTGTTGGCCCGCTTACTAAAGCACACTATGTAACCATGCTTGCGATTATTGTTGTTGTAGTAGTTCAAGTTATTAGTAAGGATCTTTCACTTTCTTCTCTTGCAGGTCTTGCAACCATGATTATTTTTAGAGCCGTTGCATGGAAAGATATCGATAAGCAGCTTATGGGCGGCGTTAAGCTTATGGGTCTTATTGCATTTATTATGCTCATTGCTGGCGGCTACGCTAACGTGATTCAAGCTACGGGCGGAGTTAATGAGCTTGTACACTTTGGCGTTGCTTCTATGGGTCAAAACAAGCTAATCGCTGCATTCGTTATTACGATTATTGGTTTGCTTGTAACTATGGGCATAGGCACTTCGTTTGGCACGGTTCCTATTCTTGCAGTTTTGTTCGTGCCTCTTTGCCAAAGCATTGGTTTTAGCACTCCTGCAACAATTATTCTTATGTCTTCTGCTGCAGCTCTTGGAGACGCAGGCTCCCCTGCTTCCGATACAACGCTTGGCCCTACTTCTGGCCTAAATGCAGATGGTCAGCATAGCCACATTTGGGATACTTGCATTCCAACATTCCTTATCTTCAACATTCCACTTATGGCTGCAGGTATTGTAATATCTCAGTTTATTTAG
- a CDS encoding SDR family NAD(P)-dependent oxidoreductase: protein MNFTNDVVIVTGGAQGIGREVVRGVLDGGGKVIIADINEEKANQTKSELGSDNIFVYKINLGDVQNVNDVFAQIIKDFGKVDVLVNCGGVVSTVPFEQLTDAEFDRTVKINLYGTYATNHALFEHFKENGGGRIVNVSSVAGKIGGGLLGTAAYATSKAGVNGLTKAVAKEGGKYGIRCNAVCPSYTETPMTQALKEDKEKEAKIINAIPLRRKAQPVEIAQMILFFASKEASFVNGEIGDVDGGIVLDG, encoded by the coding sequence ATGAATTTCACAAATGACGTGGTCATTGTAACAGGAGGCGCCCAAGGAATCGGCAGAGAAGTCGTGCGAGGCGTACTAGATGGAGGCGGAAAGGTAATTATCGCCGATATCAATGAAGAAAAAGCAAACCAAACAAAATCTGAATTAGGTTCAGATAATATCTTTGTCTATAAGATAAATCTTGGTGATGTTCAAAATGTTAACGACGTTTTTGCGCAGATAATCAAAGATTTTGGCAAAGTGGATGTTTTGGTAAACTGCGGAGGCGTTGTATCAACTGTTCCATTTGAACAGTTAACAGACGCTGAATTTGATAGAACAGTAAAGATTAATCTTTACGGCACTTACGCAACAAACCATGCTTTATTTGAGCATTTTAAGGAAAATGGTGGCGGAAGAATAGTAAACGTTAGCTCTGTTGCTGGAAAAATTGGTGGCGGTTTACTAGGAACAGCAGCATACGCAACATCTAAAGCTGGTGTGAATGGTTTAACAAAAGCCGTTGCAAAAGAAGGCGGCAAGTATGGCATTCGTTGCAATGCAGTATGCCCATCTTATACTGAAACACCAATGACTCAAGCTTTGAAGGAAGATAAGGAAAAGGAAGCGAAAATTATTAACGCAATTCCTTTGCGCCGCAAAGCACAACCTGTAGAAATTGCGCAAATGATTCTATTCTTTGCATCTAAAGAAGCCTCCTTCGTTAACGGAGAGATTGGCGATGTTGATGGCGGAATCGTATTAGACGGCTGA
- the cysK gene encoding cysteine synthase A yields the protein MSNIYKSVQELVGHTPLMELTHIEKEYNLAAKILVKLEYFNPAGSVKDRIAKQMIEEAEAEGTLKPGSVIVEPTSGNTGIGLSMIAQTKGYKSIIVMPESMSIERRKLMKAYGAELVLTPAAEGMKGAIAKAKEIVENTPNAWTPGQFTNQANVHAHYNTTGPEIWQDTDGNVDMLIAGVGTGGTITGTGTYLKEQNPHLEVIAVEPADSPVLAGGKPGAHKIQGIGAGFVPDVLNQNIYNRIIHVTNEDAIESGKLISKKEGVLVGISSGAAIWAAIQEAKREENSGKTIVAILPDSGDRYLSTALFED from the coding sequence ATGTCTAATATTTACAAGTCCGTGCAAGAACTCGTAGGCCACACTCCACTTATGGAGCTTACGCACATTGAAAAAGAGTATAATCTAGCAGCAAAAATCCTTGTAAAACTCGAATACTTCAACCCAGCAGGCTCTGTAAAAGACCGAATTGCAAAGCAGATGATTGAAGAAGCAGAAGCCGAAGGCACGCTTAAACCAGGCTCAGTAATTGTTGAGCCAACCTCTGGAAATACTGGCATTGGTCTTTCAATGATTGCTCAAACAAAAGGATACAAAAGCATTATTGTTATGCCAGAAAGCATGTCTATTGAACGCAGAAAACTTATGAAAGCATACGGCGCCGAACTCGTGCTCACCCCAGCTGCAGAAGGAATGAAAGGCGCAATTGCCAAAGCGAAGGAAATCGTTGAAAACACGCCAAACGCGTGGACTCCAGGACAGTTTACCAATCAAGCAAATGTACACGCGCACTACAACACAACAGGTCCAGAAATTTGGCAAGACACTGACGGAAACGTGGATATGCTCATTGCTGGCGTTGGAACAGGCGGCACAATCACTGGTACTGGCACATACTTAAAAGAGCAAAATCCACATCTGGAAGTAATCGCAGTAGAACCAGCCGACTCCCCTGTGCTCGCAGGCGGCAAGCCAGGAGCGCACAAGATTCAAGGAATCGGCGCAGGATTCGTGCCAGATGTGCTCAACCAAAACATTTACAATCGCATTATTCACGTAACAAATGAAGACGCAATCGAAAGCGGCAAGCTTATAAGCAAAAAAGAAGGCGTTCTCGTGGGTATTTCTTCTGGAGCTGCAATCTGGGCAGCAATCCAAGAAGCAAAAAGAGAAGAAAACAGCGGTAAAACCATTGTTGCAATACTTCCCGATTCAGGAGATCGATACTTGTCTACAGCATTATTTGAAGACTAA
- a CDS encoding DUF3137 domain-containing protein, translated as MNVKHSGVFTNPEVLERLNKLEKSPQMQGKLNELKDGIKNNAFDPMRLIPLIPVVLIIGAVGNYLPSLDYSTYKYPLLIVIAFVVCFAGKFFVKNKVDVSALYADNVLTPILNAILPGTVLENSEGIDNSIFNNLLPISSRYYSNKHIIFGDESKTEFSNMQAMHFSRTESGKTVKKTDFIGQVLLINAKTNINGHIRIVPVTGKTFMGQKLNGYYGKKTKEESEVQTESIEFNNSYSIFSTDDFYTKLVLDPSFIEALNNLQKRMRVCIYIDSEHIIAAFDSGRYLFGAPGKSGIENISLIREYEKFRDVLAEYYGIVSVIKEKLQN; from the coding sequence ATGAATGTAAAGCATAGTGGCGTGTTTACAAATCCCGAAGTTTTAGAAAGACTTAATAAATTAGAAAAATCTCCCCAAATGCAAGGGAAATTAAATGAGTTAAAAGACGGCATAAAAAACAACGCTTTTGACCCAATGCGTTTGATTCCATTAATACCAGTAGTCCTGATTATTGGTGCTGTTGGCAATTATCTGCCTTCACTTGATTACTCTACTTATAAATATCCTTTACTCATAGTAATTGCTTTTGTTGTTTGCTTTGCTGGCAAGTTTTTTGTAAAGAATAAGGTTGATGTAAGCGCGCTATACGCGGATAATGTTTTAACGCCGATTTTGAATGCGATTCTGCCTGGAACGGTATTAGAAAATTCCGAAGGAATTGACAATAGCATTTTTAATAATCTTCTGCCAATATCTAGTAGGTATTATTCAAACAAACACATAATTTTTGGCGATGAATCTAAAACTGAATTTTCAAATATGCAAGCAATGCACTTTTCTAGAACTGAAAGTGGAAAAACTGTCAAAAAAACTGATTTTATTGGTCAAGTCTTATTAATAAACGCAAAAACCAATATAAATGGTCATATTAGAATTGTTCCCGTTACTGGAAAGACCTTTATGGGGCAAAAACTAAATGGATACTATGGCAAAAAAACAAAAGAAGAGAGCGAAGTCCAAACAGAATCCATTGAATTTAACAATTCGTATTCAATCTTTTCTACAGACGATTTTTATACAAAGCTTGTATTAGATCCAAGTTTTATAGAAGCATTGAATAATTTGCAAAAAAGAATGAGAGTTTGCATATATATAGATAGTGAGCATATTATTGCAGCTTTTGACTCTGGTCGGTATCTATTCGGAGCTCCTGGAAAATCTGGAATAGAAAATATATCTTTAATAAGAGAATATGAAAAATTTAGAGATGTTTTGGCTGAGTATTACGGAATAGTCAGCGTAATTAAAGAAAAATTGCAAAATTAG
- a CDS encoding energy-coupling factor ABC transporter ATP-binding protein, with the protein MAAIHIEHLKYRYPYSNTLALNDISCDIHKGEFIGIIGANGAGKSTLSQAILGLVPNLYHGAYGGKVEVDGLNAKTTPIDSLCKKVGLVFQNPFNQITGSKLTVYEEIAFGLENLGIEQNEMQSRVEKIMDMLNIAHLKDCSPYDLSGGQMQRMSIAAILVMQPEVIILDEPTSQLDPKGSEEVFKSVESLKNQGQTIIMIEHKMEKIAQYSDRVMLLSEGKLIDFDTPQKIFSREDLEEYGVNPPVYTQICKKLSLKNNNGLYPITLEQTSQILSSHEGNRL; encoded by the coding sequence ATGGCAGCTATTCATATAGAGCACTTAAAATATCGCTATCCTTATAGTAATACTCTTGCACTTAATGACATTTCTTGCGATATTCATAAAGGCGAATTTATTGGAATAATAGGTGCTAATGGAGCTGGAAAATCAACATTATCTCAAGCCATTTTAGGTCTTGTTCCTAATCTTTACCACGGAGCATACGGCGGCAAAGTTGAGGTAGACGGTCTTAATGCAAAAACTACGCCAATAGACAGTCTTTGCAAAAAAGTTGGTTTAGTTTTTCAAAATCCTTTTAATCAAATTACTGGATCTAAACTTACTGTGTACGAAGAAATTGCGTTTGGGCTTGAAAATCTTGGAATTGAGCAAAACGAAATGCAAAGTCGCGTAGAGAAAATCATGGACATGCTCAACATTGCCCATCTTAAAGATTGTTCTCCATACGATTTATCTGGCGGTCAAATGCAGCGAATGTCTATTGCCGCTATTTTAGTTATGCAACCAGAAGTAATAATTTTAGACGAGCCAACTTCGCAACTTGATCCTAAAGGTTCTGAAGAGGTTTTTAAGTCGGTAGAATCCTTAAAAAATCAGGGTCAAACTATTATTATGATTGAGCACAAAATGGAAAAAATCGCGCAATATAGCGACCGCGTAATGCTTTTAAGCGAAGGAAAACTCATTGATTTTGATACTCCGCAAAAAATCTTTTCTCGCGAAGACTTGGAAGAATATGGCGTAAATCCTCCTGTTTATACTCAAATTTGCAAAAAACTTTCGTTAAAAAACAATAATGGCTTGTATCCAATAACTCTTGAGCAAACGTCACAAATTTTAAGCTCGCACGAAGGGAATCGCTTATAA
- a CDS encoding energy-coupling factor ABC transporter ATP-binding protein: MTPTIEIRNVSFSHTPTTQIFNNLNLSFAPGTCAIVGQNGTGKTTLLKILRGLLTPKSGSVLLNGKDIAKCSVPSLAKDIGFVFQNPDDQIFESTVIREVMFGLLKIGIDKSQALIQAKESLKLVGLLDKSDLNPYDLSLCERKMVSIASILAMDTQVVILDEPTIAQDDCGKRCIESIIKHLVSQGKIVIAVLHDMDFVARVFNRVVVLSNGKVLFDGTARDAFMRDNILSSAHLDKPDVVKLCEKLGYENTFLSVEEFVNSYRERNNRR, encoded by the coding sequence ATGACTCCTACTATTGAAATACGAAACGTGTCTTTTTCTCATACTCCAACAACACAAATATTCAACAATCTAAATTTGTCTTTTGCTCCTGGAACATGCGCTATTGTTGGTCAAAATGGCACTGGAAAAACAACTTTACTTAAAATCCTTAGAGGACTTCTTACGCCGAAATCTGGAAGCGTTTTATTAAATGGTAAAGATATTGCAAAATGTAGCGTTCCATCTCTTGCTAAAGATATTGGCTTTGTATTCCAGAATCCAGATGACCAGATTTTTGAATCAACTGTTATACGCGAAGTAATGTTTGGACTTTTAAAAATTGGAATTGATAAGAGTCAAGCATTGATCCAAGCAAAAGAAAGTCTAAAACTCGTAGGACTTTTAGATAAAAGCGACTTAAATCCTTACGATTTAAGTCTTTGTGAAAGAAAAATGGTTTCTATTGCGTCAATTTTAGCAATGGATACTCAAGTTGTTATTTTAGATGAGCCTACGATTGCTCAGGACGATTGCGGAAAACGTTGTATTGAATCAATTATTAAGCACCTTGTTTCTCAGGGGAAAATTGTTATAGCTGTTCTTCACGATATGGATTTTGTGGCTCGAGTATTTAATCGCGTTGTTGTGCTTTCAAATGGCAAGGTTCTTTTTGACGGCACTGCGCGCGACGCATTTATGCGAGACAACATACTTTCTAGCGCACATCTTGATAAGCCAGATGTTGTGAAGCTGTGTGAGAAACTGGGTTATGAAAATACGTTCCTATCTGTTGAAGAATTTGTGAACTCGTATCGTGAACGAAATAATCGCAGATAG
- a CDS encoding LemA family protein, translating to MSDIMDSIIDRDTILIVIAIVLVMIIGWFIGTLNRLRKYRVIIKESQKNVDIALAKRYDTICQMFKVAQSFAKYEKTTLVDLVSLREGLNSDDSSAVIKNQNHAIGKIYALAEAYPELKSSEQFLNLQEEVNDENEQLAAAKRIVNSNISALNQNIVTFPISLIARLSGMKQMDFLDEDDLSNKKNIDSILG from the coding sequence ATGAGTGACATTATGGATAGCATTATAGATAGGGACACCATTTTAATAGTTATTGCAATAGTGCTTGTAATGATTATTGGTTGGTTTATTGGCACTTTAAATAGATTAAGAAAATATAGAGTGATTATAAAAGAGTCGCAGAAAAACGTTGATATTGCGCTCGCTAAAAGATATGACACGATTTGCCAAATGTTCAAAGTTGCACAGTCATTTGCAAAATATGAAAAAACAACATTAGTGGATTTAGTGAGTCTAAGAGAAGGCTTAAACTCTGATGATTCTAGTGCGGTAATAAAAAATCAGAATCATGCGATAGGGAAGATTTATGCTTTAGCAGAAGCTTACCCAGAATTAAAGTCTTCTGAACAATTTCTGAATTTGCAAGAAGAAGTGAACGACGAAAACGAGCAATTGGCTGCAGCAAAAAGAATTGTAAATAGTAATATCAGCGCTCTTAATCAAAATATTGTTACTTTCCCAATTTCGCTTATTGCAAGATTAAGCGGAATGAAGCAGATGGATTTTCTTGATGAAGATGATTTAAGCAATAAGAAGAATATCGATAGCATATTGGGCTAG
- a CDS encoding energy-coupling factor transporter transmembrane component T family protein, which produces MKSISLFEDKHSFLNGLSAKTKLAYVICATSTPSLLGGYSSFAIFIILSLILLATSKVLAKIKIVIQVTGFIIVTIFIVQTFFRSGNYTILFKLGPLIARKEGFEVAMKIVLNILNISFAFCVLTLTTKPSNMMQEMIQAGLPPKIGYVFVSLFQIIPQITQQTSTIVDAQRSRGLKTKGSLITRFKAFLPLISPIIMSSFMSSKERTIALEVRGFSCNNQKTFIKPFKPSKYNTLFLCACLIVIIASIIYALLHNLGYIAWQLFI; this is translated from the coding sequence ATGAAAAGCATCAGCCTATTTGAAGATAAGCATTCGTTTCTAAACGGACTATCTGCAAAAACCAAACTTGCATACGTAATATGCGCTACAAGCACACCAAGCTTACTTGGAGGCTATAGTTCTTTCGCTATCTTTATTATTTTGAGCCTAATCTTACTTGCAACATCAAAGGTTCTAGCAAAAATAAAAATCGTAATACAAGTTACTGGTTTTATTATTGTAACTATTTTTATAGTTCAGACTTTCTTTAGATCAGGAAATTACACGATTTTATTCAAACTAGGACCTTTGATTGCTCGCAAAGAAGGTTTTGAAGTAGCTATGAAGATTGTGCTAAATATATTAAATATTTCGTTTGCATTTTGTGTTTTAACGCTTACAACTAAACCTTCCAATATGATGCAAGAGATGATACAAGCTGGATTACCACCTAAAATTGGTTATGTTTTTGTATCTCTATTCCAAATCATTCCTCAAATAACACAGCAAACTTCGACTATTGTTGACGCTCAAAGAAGCAGAGGATTGAAAACAAAAGGTTCTCTTATAACGCGTTTCAAAGCTTTCTTGCCTTTAATATCCCCGATTATAATGTCTTCATTTATGAGTTCTAAAGAAAGAACTATAGCTTTAGAAGTTCGCGGATTTTCGTGCAATAATCAAAAAACATTCATAAAACCATTTAAGCCAAGCAAATACAATACGCTATTTTTATGCGCTTGTTTAATTGTAATAATAGCGTCTATTATTTATGCGTTGCTTCATAATTTAGGATATATAGCATGGCAGCTATTCATATAG